Part of the Kitasatospora sp. NBC_00374 genome is shown below.
TCTGCGTCGCGGGGAGGCGGTCGGGGTGGACGGCTATCTCGCCAAGCCCTTCGACCCGGCGGATCTGCTGGCGCTGGTCTGCCGGCTCAGGGCGCTCGGGGCGGCCGGTCGGGCCGGTGGCTTCGCGTACGGATTCGGTGCCGCCGCGCCCGCTCGGGAGGATTCTGCTCTCGGCGAACATGGGGCCCTGGGTGAGAGTTACCCCTGATACCCGACGTCTCAACCGGCAAACCGGGTGGCGGGCCCCTCCCCTCTCTCGCCTACCCTTGGCGTCGTGACACCCGCAGAGCTTTCCCAGGCAGTCCTGGCCGCTGTGAGCGCCGTCGTAGAGGCAGGCGACCTGACCGTCGCCGTGCCCGAGCACGTGACGGTCGAGCGACCCAAGAACAGGGACCACGGCGACTACGCCACCAATGTGGCCCTCCAGCTCGCGAAGCCGGCCGGTCGGCCGCCGCGAGCCGTTGCCGAGCTGGTGGCCGCCCGCCTGCGCGAGCTGCCCGGGGTCGCCAAGGTCGACATCGCCGGTCCGGGCTTCATGAACATCACCCTGGACGCCGCGACCCAGGGCGAGCTGGCCCGCAAGATCGTCGAGGCCGGTGAGGCCTACGGCCGCAACGAGGCGCTCAAGGGCCTGAAGATCAACCTGGAGTTCGTGTCGGCCAACCCGACCGGCCCGATCCACATCGGCGGCGTCCGCTGGGCGGCCGTCGGCGACTCGCTGGCCCGGGTGCTCAAGGCGACCGGCGCCGAGGTCACCACCGAGTACTACCTGAACGACGCCGGCGTGCAGATCACCAAGTTCGCCGCCTCGCTGCAGGCCGTCGCCAACGGTCGGCCGGCCCCCGAGGGCGGCTACGTCGGCGAGTACATCGTCGACATCGCCAAGGCGATCACCGACGGCGTCCCCGGCATTCTCGACCTGCCGGAGGACGAGCAGCTGCAGGCCTTCCGGACCAAGGGCCTGGAGCTCATGGTCGGCGAGATCCAGCGCTCGATGGAGGAGTTCGGCACCCACTTCGACGTCTGGTTCTCGGAGAAGTCGCTGCACGAGTCGGGCGCGGTCGAGAAGGCCATCGAGCGGCTGCGCGAGCAGGGCCACGTCTTCGACCAGGACGGCGCGATCTGGCTGCGCACCACCGACTTCGGTGACGACAAGGACCGCGTCCTGATCAAGGCCGACGGCGAGACCACCTACTTCGCCGCCGACGCCGCGTACTACCTGAGCAAGCGGGACCGGGGCAGCGAGGTCTCGGTCTACATGCTCGGCGCGGACCACCACGGCTACGTCAACCGCCTCAAGGCCATCGCGGCCTGCGCGGGCGACGACATGGACCGCAACATCGAGGTGAAGATCGGCCAGTTCGTGAAGATGATTCGCGACGGCGAAGAGGTCCGGATGTCCAAGCGGGCCGGCAACATCATCACCATCGACGACGTGGTCGAGTGGATCGGCGTGGACGCGGCCCGGTACACCCTGGTGCGCTCGCCCACCGACTCCACCATCACGCTCGACATCAACGTGCTGACCAGCCAGACCAACGAGAACCCGGTCTTCTACGTCCAGTACGCGCACACCCGGATGTGCGGTGTCCAGCGCAAGGCGAACGACCTCGGCATCACCAAGGCCGCGGACTTCAGGCCGGAGCTGCTCGCCACCGAGTGGGAGTCCACGCTGCTCGGCCAGCTCGGCGAGTTCCCCCGGGTGCTGGCGTCGGCCGGTGAGCTCCGCGAGCCGCACCGGGTCGCCCGCTACCTGGAGGACGTCGCCCGCGACTACCACCGGTTCTACGACCACTGCCAGATCCTGCCGAAGGGCGACGAGGAGGTCACCGACCTCACGCACGCCCGCCTCTGGCTGGCCGACGCGACGCGAACGGTCATCGCCAACGGCCTCACGCTGCTCGGCGTATCCGCCCCCGAGCGGATGTAGCGGGCGGCAACTCCCGGCGTCAACGGGGGCGGTGACGGTCCGTCAGGACGGTCGCCGCCCCTCGGCGCAATCAGCACGAGCAGCGCAGCGAACCCCACCAGGAAGAGGCCCCGATGAGCCGTTCCGCCCACCCCGCCGGCCCGCGCCACGGTGATGTGCTGACCGAGGGCCACTACCAGGCCCCGCCGAGCGACCTCAACGCGCTGGACCCGAAGGTCTGGTCCGCGACCGTCGCGCGTGGCGAGTCCGGCGCGGTCACCGTCGGTGGCCTCGACGTGCGGGCGCTCGCGGCCGAGTTCGGCACCCCGGCGTACATCCTGGACGAGGCGGACTTCCGGGCCCGGGCCCGTGCCTGGCGGGACGCCTTCGGCCCCGGTGCGGACGTGTACTACGCGGGCAAGGCCTTCCTCTCCAAGGCGGTGGTCCGCTGGCTGCACGAGGAGGGCCTCAACCTGGACGTGTGCAGCGCCGGCGAGCTGGCGGTGGCGCTGGCGGCGGGGATGCCGGGGGAGCGGATCGCGCTGCACGGCAACAACAAGTCGGCGGCCGAGCTGGAGCAGGCGGTCAAGGCGGGGGTCGGGCACATCGTGCTGGACTCGTACCAGGAGATCGAGCTGCTGGCCGCGATCGCCGAGAATCAGGGCGTCCGGCAGCCGGTGCTGATCCGGGTGACGGTCGGGGTCGAGGCACACACCCACGAGTTCATCGCGACCGCGCACGAGG
Proteins encoded:
- the argS gene encoding arginine--tRNA ligase gives rise to the protein MTPAELSQAVLAAVSAVVEAGDLTVAVPEHVTVERPKNRDHGDYATNVALQLAKPAGRPPRAVAELVAARLRELPGVAKVDIAGPGFMNITLDAATQGELARKIVEAGEAYGRNEALKGLKINLEFVSANPTGPIHIGGVRWAAVGDSLARVLKATGAEVTTEYYLNDAGVQITKFAASLQAVANGRPAPEGGYVGEYIVDIAKAITDGVPGILDLPEDEQLQAFRTKGLELMVGEIQRSMEEFGTHFDVWFSEKSLHESGAVEKAIERLREQGHVFDQDGAIWLRTTDFGDDKDRVLIKADGETTYFAADAAYYLSKRDRGSEVSVYMLGADHHGYVNRLKAIAACAGDDMDRNIEVKIGQFVKMIRDGEEVRMSKRAGNIITIDDVVEWIGVDAARYTLVRSPTDSTITLDINVLTSQTNENPVFYVQYAHTRMCGVQRKANDLGITKAADFRPELLATEWESTLLGQLGEFPRVLASAGELREPHRVARYLEDVARDYHRFYDHCQILPKGDEEVTDLTHARLWLADATRTVIANGLTLLGVSAPERM